Proteins from one Pyrobaculum neutrophilum V24Sta genomic window:
- a CDS encoding tRNA pseudouridine synthase A (mediates pseudouridylation (positions 38, 39, 40) at the tRNA anticodon region which contributes to the structural stability) has product MPYLYRIAYDGTLFYGFTGHPRSLEPHLRRALGDVLGRGSRTDPGVSAVGNVVMTSAKVQPAAANSKLPRGVWVWAAAEVPEGFNPRRARSRHYLYVAPHWGEDLDSMREAAELLAGTHDYASFVQRRGEPASTVTTIFSITVETRGDLVFLHFVGRGFRNKMIRKLAWAILAAGRGVLRKRDIADLLERPKPGAVPSAPAEGLVLLDIDYGVEFQVDYPSLRKAYRYFLWRYRYAAAHAAVFKAAGEALAAWEE; this is encoded by the coding sequence ATGCCTTACCTATACCGCATCGCCTACGACGGCACCCTCTTCTACGGCTTCACGGGGCACCCGCGGTCGCTGGAGCCCCACCTGAGGCGCGCCCTTGGCGATGTGTTGGGCCGTGGGAGTAGGACGGACCCCGGGGTGTCGGCCGTGGGAAACGTGGTGATGACGTCGGCGAAGGTGCAACCAGCCGCGGCCAACTCCAAGCTTCCGCGCGGCGTTTGGGTCTGGGCGGCGGCGGAGGTGCCGGAGGGGTTCAACCCCAGGAGGGCCAGGAGCAGACATTACCTCTACGTCGCCCCCCACTGGGGGGAGGACCTCGACTCTATGCGGGAGGCGGCGGAGCTGCTGGCTGGGACGCACGACTATGCCTCCTTCGTCCAGAGGCGTGGCGAGCCGGCGTCCACGGTGACGACCATATTCAGCATAACGGTGGAGACCAGGGGCGACCTGGTGTTTCTACACTTCGTGGGGAGGGGCTTCAGAAACAAGATGATTAGGAAGCTGGCGTGGGCTATTCTCGCGGCCGGCAGAGGGGTCTTGAGGAAAAGGGACATCGCCGATCTGCTAGAGAGGCCCAAGCCGGGGGCCGTACCCAGCGCCCCCGCCGAAGGCCTAGTGCTCCTCGACATAGACTACGGCGTGGAGTTCCAAGTGGATTACCCATCGCTTAGGAAGGCCTACCGCTACTTCCTCTGGAGGTATAGATACGCCGCGGCCCACGCCGCGGTTTTCAAAGCCGCGGGGGAGGCTCTAGCCGCTTGGGAGGAGTAA